One region of Pygocentrus nattereri isolate fPygNat1 chromosome 14, fPygNat1.pri, whole genome shotgun sequence genomic DNA includes:
- the LOC108412424 gene encoding trafficking regulator of GLUT4 1, with amino-acid sequence MALNTDANAPTAAPSVGEEEEQQQTEQGTNPQPNGDLGHAPISSQPVKTEQVSPPASESTSAPEGPTQLDSLPKEHLTVIDENMEISNGVCSVAVDTSPPASSRSSPPRQQHTKQSHAHANGHARLGSRSGSLSYAGSPRPSLTRQPSATTEGTGEGPKPNDYLVLAILACFCPVWPINIVGLTFSVMSRYSLQQGNVDGGRRLGRNAKILSIVSIVGGVLFLTAAIIINWGFILKS; translated from the exons ATGGCTCTGAACACGGATGCCAATGCACCTACTGCTGCCCCAAGTGTTGGCGAGGAGGAAGAACAGCAACAGACAGAACAAGGAACCAATCCACAACCAAATGGCGATCTTGGCCATGCCCCCATCTCCTCTCAGCCAGTGAAGACGGAGCAAGTTTCACCCCCTGCCTCAGAGTCCACCTCCGCCCCAGAAGGCCCCACACAGTTGGACTCCCTGCCCAAAGAACACCTGACCGTCATTGATGAAAACATGGAAATAA GTAATGGAGTCTGCTCCGTTGCTGTGGACACCTCTCCTCCTGCCTCTTCTCGTTCATCTCCCCCTCGTCAGCAGCACACTAAGCAGAGTCATGCTCATGCTAATGGTCATGCTCGACTGGGCAGCCGCTCGGGGTCACTGAGCTATGCTGGGTCACCTCGCCCATCACTCACTCGTCAGCCCAGCGCCACCACCGAGGGGACTGGAGAAGGCCCCAAGCCCAACGATTACCTCGTTCTGGCTATACTCGCCTGCTTCTGCCCTGTCTGGCCCATTAACATTGTCGGCCTGACCTTCTCCGTTATG TCTCGGTACAGTCTGCAGCAGGGGAATGTGGATGGGGGGCGGCGTCTCGGCCGCAACGCAAAGATATTGTCAATTGTCTCAATCGTGGGTGGAGTTCTTTTCCTCACCGCCGCCATCATCATCAACTGGGGAT TTATATTAAAGTCCTGA